One part of the Lapillicoccus jejuensis genome encodes these proteins:
- the nrdR gene encoding transcriptional regulator NrdR, translating to MHCPFCRHTDSRVIDSRTTDDGTAIRRRRQCPECGRRFTTLESASLSVVKRSGATEPFSRAKVLVGVRKACQGRPVSEDQLAVLAQRVEETVRQQGSPEVEAHEVGLAVLEPLRELDEVAYLRFASVYQAFDTLEDFEAAITLLRAEREATGREPQHAPTAD from the coding sequence ATGCACTGCCCGTTCTGCCGCCACACCGACTCCCGCGTCATCGACTCCCGCACCACCGACGACGGCACCGCGATCCGCCGCCGCCGGCAGTGCCCGGAGTGCGGCCGCCGCTTCACGACGCTCGAGAGCGCGAGCCTCAGCGTCGTCAAGCGCTCGGGTGCGACGGAGCCGTTCTCCCGCGCCAAGGTCCTCGTCGGGGTCCGGAAGGCCTGCCAGGGCCGCCCGGTCAGCGAGGACCAGCTCGCCGTCCTCGCCCAGCGGGTCGAGGAGACGGTGCGCCAGCAGGGCAGCCCAGAGGTCGAGGCCCACGAGGTGGGTCTGGCCGTCCTCGAGCCGCTGCGCGAGCTCGACGAGGTCGCCTACCTGCGCTTCGCCTCCGTCTACCAGGCCTTCGACACCCTCGAGGACTTCGAGGCCGCCATCACCCTCCTGCGCGCCGAGCGCGAGGCCACGGGCCGCGAGCC
- a CDS encoding dipeptide ABC transporter ATP-binding protein yields the protein MTTDATRPDPVLSIRDLSVSFTTSHGEVEAVRHVDLDVAAGETVAIVGESGSGKSTVVACVNRLLADNGRITGGVVRLGELDLTAASERTMTSLRGSRIGLVPQDPMTNLDPVMTVGDQIVEALEVHDRSRGRAAHDEAVRLLEAAGIDDAEPRFHQYPHEFSGGMRQRVLIAMALACRPEVLLADEPTSALDVTVQRLVLDQMAELAADVGAAVLLVTHDLALAAERADRVVVMYRGEVVETGPAEQVVRRPQHDYTRRLLAAAPGFADPKILATPRALAEGADGGTPAAPLLEVRRAVKRYALRGRPEGFRAVDEVDLVVGPGETVAIVGESGSGKSTTARLALRLETPDGGSVHFRGQDVTALRGRDVLAFRRAVQPVFQNPYASLDPRYTIGQVVAEPLRVHKIGDAASRRQAVADLLEQVALPATLADRHPHELSGGQRQRVAIARALALRPELVVMDEAVSALDVIVQEQILDLMVSLQRDLGLSFLFISHDLAVVRLVAHRVYVMREGRVVESGVPEQIFSDPQEGYTKALVAAVPGRRTTSAP from the coding sequence GTGACCACGGACGCGACCCGGCCCGACCCGGTCCTCAGCATCCGCGACCTCAGTGTGAGCTTCACCACCTCCCACGGTGAGGTCGAGGCCGTGCGGCACGTCGACCTCGACGTCGCCGCCGGTGAGACGGTGGCCATCGTGGGGGAGTCCGGCTCGGGCAAGTCCACCGTCGTGGCCTGCGTCAACCGGCTGCTGGCCGACAACGGGCGGATCACCGGGGGCGTCGTCCGGCTCGGGGAGCTCGACCTCACCGCGGCGAGTGAGCGGACGATGACGTCGTTGCGCGGCAGCCGGATCGGGCTCGTCCCGCAGGACCCGATGACCAACCTCGACCCAGTGATGACGGTCGGCGACCAGATCGTCGAGGCCCTCGAGGTGCACGACCGGTCGCGGGGCCGAGCGGCCCACGACGAGGCCGTCCGGCTGCTCGAGGCCGCCGGCATCGACGACGCCGAGCCCCGCTTCCACCAGTACCCGCACGAGTTCTCCGGGGGGATGCGGCAGCGGGTGCTCATCGCCATGGCCCTCGCGTGCCGGCCGGAGGTGCTGCTCGCCGACGAGCCCACGTCGGCGCTCGACGTGACGGTGCAGCGGCTGGTCCTCGACCAGATGGCCGAGCTCGCTGCGGACGTCGGTGCCGCCGTGCTCCTCGTGACGCACGACCTCGCGCTGGCCGCCGAGCGCGCGGACCGGGTCGTCGTCATGTACCGCGGGGAGGTCGTCGAGACCGGGCCGGCGGAGCAGGTCGTCCGCCGTCCCCAACACGACTACACGAGGCGGCTGCTGGCCGCGGCTCCCGGGTTCGCCGACCCGAAGATCCTCGCCACGCCTCGCGCGCTCGCCGAGGGCGCGGACGGCGGGACGCCGGCCGCTCCACTGCTGGAGGTACGGCGCGCCGTCAAGCGGTACGCCCTGCGCGGCCGGCCCGAGGGCTTCCGCGCCGTCGACGAGGTCGACCTCGTCGTCGGCCCGGGCGAGACGGTGGCCATCGTGGGGGAGTCGGGGTCGGGCAAGTCGACGACCGCCCGGCTCGCGCTGCGGCTCGAGACGCCGGACGGCGGGTCGGTGCACTTCCGGGGGCAGGACGTGACGGCGCTGCGCGGCCGGGACGTCCTGGCCTTCCGCCGCGCGGTCCAGCCGGTCTTCCAGAACCCGTACGCCTCGCTCGACCCGCGGTACACCATCGGGCAGGTCGTCGCCGAGCCGCTCCGCGTCCACAAGATCGGCGACGCGGCCTCCCGCCGCCAGGCCGTCGCCGACCTGCTCGAGCAGGTGGCGCTGCCGGCGACGCTGGCCGACCGCCACCCGCACGAGCTGTCCGGAGGCCAGCGCCAGCGCGTCGCCATCGCCCGGGCCCTCGCGCTGCGCCCCGAGCTCGTCGTCATGGACGAGGCGGTCAGCGCCCTCGACGTCATCGTCCAGGAGCAGATCCTCGACCTCATGGTGTCGCTCCAGCGCGACCTCGGCTTGTCGTTCCTCTTCATCAGCCACGACCTCGCCGTGGTGCGGCTCGTGGCCCACCGGGTGTACGTCATGCGGGAGGGGCGGGTCGTCGAGAGCGGGGTCCCCGAGCAGATCTTCTCCGACCCGCAGGAGGGCTACACGAAGGCGCTCGTCGCCGCCGTGCCCGGCCGTCGGACCACCTCAGCGCCCTGA
- a CDS encoding serine hydrolase domain-containing protein has protein sequence MSGVDLQRTVERLIALGGPGTHPAGAVAGLRTPAGSHVAATGWAVLPGETPGRPMSSDTLLDQASVTKVAVTTVLTMRQVAAGAIALEDPVGRYVGDVDAGVGAVTIEQLLTHTGGLRPWWPLYAETTDRDAAIRRVLALPLDRTPGTARVYSDLGMVVLGHVLERVTGVRLDRLFRDEVAEPLGLRARYGPVDPATAAAGADSDAYELAMVETNTPYDVPFDRHSFGGWRAGPVVGEANDGNAAHALGGVSGHAGLLASVGDLLRLGEALLTEELVPAPVLARFAEPSPVDPSQALGFRRGVVVDGEETTVLHHSGFTGTFVALVPAARAVVAGGATRLHGVVGPLPPAGTAATLPATLSGDEIQAVLLGALTSALATPSTTGAPR, from the coding sequence GTGAGCGGCGTCGACCTGCAGCGGACCGTCGAGCGGCTCATCGCCCTGGGCGGTCCGGGGACCCACCCCGCCGGCGCGGTCGCAGGGCTCCGTACCCCCGCGGGGTCGCACGTCGCCGCGACGGGCTGGGCGGTGCTCCCCGGGGAGACGCCCGGGCGGCCCATGTCGAGCGACACGCTGCTCGACCAGGCGTCGGTGACCAAGGTCGCCGTCACCACGGTCCTCACCATGCGGCAGGTCGCCGCCGGGGCGATCGCGCTCGAGGATCCCGTCGGGCGCTACGTCGGCGACGTCGACGCGGGCGTCGGCGCGGTGACGATCGAGCAGCTGCTCACCCACACCGGCGGGCTGCGGCCGTGGTGGCCGCTCTACGCCGAGACGACGGACCGAGACGCGGCGATCCGCCGAGTTCTCGCGCTCCCGCTCGACCGGACACCCGGCACCGCCCGGGTCTACTCCGACCTCGGGATGGTCGTCCTCGGCCACGTCCTCGAGCGGGTGACCGGCGTGCGTCTCGACCGGCTCTTCCGCGACGAGGTGGCCGAGCCGCTCGGGCTGAGGGCCCGCTACGGACCGGTCGACCCCGCCACAGCGGCGGCCGGCGCGGACAGCGACGCCTACGAGCTGGCGATGGTCGAGACGAACACCCCGTACGACGTCCCGTTCGACCGCCACTCGTTCGGCGGCTGGCGCGCCGGCCCGGTGGTGGGGGAAGCCAACGACGGCAACGCCGCTCACGCCCTCGGCGGGGTCTCGGGTCACGCCGGTCTCCTCGCGAGCGTCGGTGACCTGCTGCGGCTCGGGGAGGCGCTGCTCACCGAGGAGCTCGTCCCGGCGCCGGTGCTTGCGCGGTTCGCCGAACCCAGCCCGGTCGACCCCAGCCAGGCCCTCGGCTTCCGCCGCGGAGTCGTCGTCGACGGCGAGGAGACGACGGTCCTGCACCACAGCGGCTTCACCGGCACCTTCGTCGCGCTCGTGCCCGCCGCCCGAGCGGTCGTCGCCGGCGGCGCGACCCGGCTGCACGGCGTCGTCGGTCCTCTCCCACCCGCCGGCACGGCCGCCACCCTCCCGGCGACCCTGAGCGGCGACGAGATCCAGGCCGTCCTGCTCGGCGCCCTGACGTCGGCGCTCGCCACCCCCTCGACGACAGGAGCGCCCCGGTGA
- a CDS encoding anhydro-N-acetylmuramic acid kinase — translation MTRVLGMISGTSHDGIDAAVVDFTTDGDTLRAVVEHSTSVPYDAALRARIIAALPPRPASVDEVCRLDTLIGQAFAAVAADVVDTVRVLPGAPEVDLVCSHGQTVYHWVEQGRALGTLQLGQPAWIAEATGLPVVADVRAADLAAGGQGAPLVPVLDRLLLTPFRDNGSWAGALNLGGISNLTVCAPDTEPVAWDIGPAGALVDAVVTRFSDGAQTYDRDGALAAAGHVDADLLRELLAEPYYALTPPKSSGKELFHLGHVDDAVRRAGVSPTLPDLVATLTELTAVTVADALRDARLDVVVAAGGGVRNPVLMARIGELAHDVEVMTTDDLGVPAGEKEAVAFALIGWATRQGLPGNVPSCTGASGPRVLGSLTAAPGRPLPVVEPISLWPKRIELSTPSGSAS, via the coding sequence GTGACCCGTGTCCTGGGAATGATCTCCGGCACCTCGCACGACGGGATCGACGCCGCCGTCGTCGACTTCACCACCGACGGGGACACGCTGCGCGCCGTCGTCGAGCACTCCACCTCGGTCCCGTACGACGCCGCGCTCCGCGCCCGGATCATCGCCGCCCTCCCGCCGCGCCCCGCGAGCGTCGACGAGGTGTGCCGCCTCGACACCCTCATCGGGCAGGCCTTCGCAGCGGTCGCCGCCGACGTCGTCGACACGGTGCGTGTGCTCCCCGGCGCCCCGGAGGTCGACCTCGTCTGCTCGCACGGGCAGACCGTCTACCACTGGGTCGAGCAGGGTCGGGCGCTCGGCACGCTGCAGCTCGGGCAGCCGGCGTGGATCGCCGAGGCCACCGGTCTGCCCGTCGTCGCCGACGTGCGCGCCGCCGATCTCGCCGCCGGCGGCCAGGGCGCCCCGCTCGTGCCCGTCCTCGACCGGCTCCTGCTAACACCGTTCCGCGACAACGGCTCCTGGGCCGGCGCGCTCAACCTCGGCGGCATCTCCAACCTCACCGTCTGCGCCCCCGACACCGAGCCGGTCGCCTGGGACATCGGCCCCGCCGGCGCGCTCGTCGACGCCGTCGTCACGCGTTTCTCCGACGGGGCGCAGACGTACGACCGCGACGGGGCGCTGGCCGCCGCCGGGCACGTCGACGCCGACCTGCTGCGCGAGCTGCTCGCCGAGCCGTACTACGCGCTCACCCCGCCCAAGAGCTCCGGCAAGGAGCTGTTCCACCTCGGTCACGTCGACGACGCCGTACGGCGCGCCGGCGTCTCACCGACCCTGCCCGACCTCGTCGCCACCCTCACCGAGCTGACCGCCGTCACCGTCGCCGACGCCCTGCGCGACGCGCGGCTCGACGTCGTCGTCGCGGCCGGGGGAGGGGTCCGCAACCCCGTGCTGATGGCGCGGATCGGCGAGCTCGCTCACGACGTCGAGGTCATGACGACCGACGACCTCGGGGTGCCGGCGGGGGAGAAGGAGGCCGTCGCCTTCGCTCTCATCGGCTGGGCGACCCGGCAGGGGCTGCCCGGCAACGTGCCGAGCTGCACCGGCGCGTCCGGTCCTCGGGTGCTCGGGTCCCTCACCGCCGCACCGGGCCGGCCGCTTCCTGTTGTCGAGCCGATCTCGTTGTGGCCGAAACGGATCGAGCTATCGACGCCGAGCGGGTCGGCGTCGTGA
- a CDS encoding ABC transporter permease has product MSAPAEQVTTGTSVGTTTPRAPRRLGAVAGPAGVIGAVFILVVVAFALLALAGRTPYDPGRQDVAQALTGPSGAHWFGTDQFGRDVFSRVASGLANSLRIALVSVAAAGLVGTVLGVLAGYYQGVLDRVVGVLTNVLFAFPSLLLALALAATLQRSWFTVAVSIAVVYMPIFARVARAPVLTLRSADYVLASIALGRSRLSTLVEHVVPNMRGILVVQVTLSLSWAILTEAALSFLGFGTPPPAASLGGMVYDAQSLSSVAPWMLYFPGAALVVAVVGLNLLGDTLRAALEHRTGGRR; this is encoded by the coding sequence GTGAGCGCCCCCGCGGAGCAGGTGACGACGGGCACCAGCGTCGGTACGACGACCCCCCGCGCGCCACGCCGTCTCGGTGCCGTCGCCGGCCCGGCCGGCGTCATCGGCGCCGTCTTCATCCTCGTCGTCGTCGCGTTCGCGCTGCTGGCCCTGGCCGGCAGGACGCCGTACGACCCGGGCCGGCAGGACGTCGCGCAGGCCCTCACCGGGCCGAGCGGCGCGCACTGGTTCGGCACGGACCAGTTCGGCCGCGACGTCTTCTCCCGCGTCGCCTCCGGCCTGGCCAACAGCCTGCGGATCGCGCTCGTCTCGGTCGCCGCGGCCGGTCTCGTCGGCACCGTCCTCGGGGTGCTGGCCGGCTACTACCAGGGCGTCCTCGACCGCGTCGTCGGTGTCCTGACCAACGTGCTCTTCGCCTTCCCGTCGCTGCTGCTCGCGCTCGCGCTGGCGGCGACGCTGCAGCGCAGCTGGTTCACCGTCGCCGTCTCGATCGCCGTCGTCTACATGCCGATCTTCGCTCGGGTGGCGCGCGCGCCCGTCCTCACGCTGCGCTCGGCCGACTACGTCCTCGCCTCGATCGCGCTCGGCCGCAGCCGGCTGTCGACCCTCGTCGAGCACGTCGTGCCCAACATGCGCGGCATCCTCGTCGTGCAGGTGACGCTGTCGCTGTCGTGGGCGATCCTCACCGAGGCGGCGCTCAGCTTCCTCGGCTTCGGCACCCCGCCGCCGGCCGCCTCGCTCGGCGGGATGGTCTACGACGCGCAGAGCCTGTCCAGCGTCGCGCCGTGGATGCTCTACTTCCCCGGCGCCGCCCTCGTCGTCGCCGTCGTCGGGCTCAACCTGCTCGGTGACACGCTGCGCGCCGCCCTCGAACACCGCACGGGAGGCCGACGGTGA
- a CDS encoding ABC transporter permease, protein MTTLRRTASHPVTRRVGEVVLTLLGVSLLTFLVLRVVPGDQITAAYGTAAGELSPDQIASLRAYYGLDKPLVTQYLGWLGGVLTGNLGVDTTSHLSVTTMTAQALPNTIELAVLSIVVALLLGVPLGVLAASRPGKLRDTTTQLGSLLALSVPSFLLATVVSSWLTNTFGWYPNGEGYRTLWQDPGLNLQQMLQPALVLGISIAAPILQTTRTAILAIRSEDFIRTARAKGVPTRRLQTRHILRNALIPVTTMTGLQFGFLLGGALVAEQIFAIPGIGRQTLLALTQKEYAVVQSTVLIIAAMFVTVNLLTDLAYRLIDPRVRAS, encoded by the coding sequence ATGACCACCCTGCGCCGTACGGCGTCCCACCCCGTCACCCGCCGGGTCGGCGAGGTCGTCCTCACCCTCCTCGGGGTGTCGCTGCTGACCTTCCTCGTGCTGCGGGTCGTCCCCGGCGACCAGATCACCGCCGCGTACGGCACCGCCGCCGGCGAGCTCTCGCCCGACCAGATCGCCTCTCTCCGTGCGTACTACGGCCTCGACAAGCCGCTCGTCACGCAGTACCTCGGTTGGCTCGGCGGGGTGCTCACCGGCAACCTCGGCGTCGACACCACCTCGCACCTCAGCGTCACGACGATGACCGCGCAGGCGCTGCCCAACACCATCGAGCTCGCCGTCCTCTCCATCGTCGTCGCCCTCCTGCTCGGGGTGCCGCTCGGCGTCCTCGCGGCCAGCCGACCCGGCAAGCTGCGTGACACGACGACCCAGCTCGGCAGCCTGCTCGCCCTGTCGGTGCCGTCGTTCCTGCTCGCCACGGTCGTGTCGAGCTGGCTGACCAACACCTTCGGCTGGTACCCCAACGGCGAGGGCTACCGCACCCTGTGGCAGGACCCCGGGCTCAACCTCCAGCAGATGCTCCAGCCGGCGCTCGTCCTCGGCATCAGCATCGCCGCGCCGATCCTGCAGACCACGCGGACGGCGATCCTCGCGATCCGTTCCGAGGACTTCATCCGTACCGCCCGCGCCAAGGGCGTCCCGACGAGACGCCTGCAGACCCGTCACATCCTGCGCAACGCGCTCATCCCCGTGACGACGATGACCGGTCTGCAGTTCGGGTTCCTCCTCGGCGGGGCGCTCGTCGCCGAGCAGATCTTCGCCATCCCCGGCATCGGCCGGCAGACGCTGCTCGCCCTCACCCAGAAGGAGTACGCCGTCGTCCAGAGCACCGTGCTCATCATCGCCGCGATGTTCGTCACGGTGAACCTGCTGACCGACCTCGCCTACCGCCTCATCGACCCGCGGGTGAGGGCCTCGTGA
- a CDS encoding ABC transporter substrate-binding protein encodes MPRTSRKPALVTGTTAGLAAALLLTACSGSGGSAGSTANGAGTLVFGITADPTQMVPWTATSEQSIQVLSQIYSPLLDTDKDNAPTAGLADLPKVSDDGLTYTFTLKKGVTFADGSTLDSADVKHTFDTIMDKASKASSRSYFASVKSVAAPDPQTVVVTLSKPDASFPVGLTAVTTGIVPSEKTADTLATQPDGSGPYQFASRVPNQSITLTRNEKYYAGKPGAAKVEFRIIPDDQSMVSALKTGSVDAAVFTNPVTAKTAASNNTKTESVGSLSYHVLQLRATSPVLKDVNARLAVQCAISRKDVIDSAALGAGEVTGPITSPQFASDPQQQPCPTQDLTKAKEYLAKAGTPNGFALKVMTSEGLYSTAVDEAQAVQAQLGKVGITVTIESLDSGEYVKRWLAADFDAAIASNGGSADPNTMYARYFTPTGTYNEVAGYSSDQLTQLFAEGIATTDTAKRKAIYSQVSQDLVDNAAWVWLFTPKEFIVLNKGVQNFEARSDASLATMWKATVS; translated from the coding sequence ATGCCCCGTACCTCCCGCAAGCCGGCCCTCGTCACCGGGACCACCGCCGGTCTCGCCGCGGCGCTCCTGCTCACCGCCTGTTCCGGCTCCGGCGGCTCCGCCGGCAGCACGGCCAACGGCGCCGGCACCCTCGTCTTCGGCATCACCGCCGACCCGACCCAGATGGTGCCGTGGACCGCGACCTCCGAGCAGTCGATTCAGGTGCTCTCCCAGATCTACAGCCCGCTGCTCGACACCGACAAGGACAACGCCCCGACCGCCGGCCTCGCCGACCTGCCGAAGGTCTCCGACGACGGGCTGACGTACACCTTCACCCTCAAGAAGGGTGTCACCTTCGCCGACGGCTCGACCCTCGACTCGGCCGACGTCAAGCACACCTTCGACACGATCATGGACAAGGCCTCCAAGGCCAGCTCCCGCTCCTACTTCGCCTCGGTCAAGTCCGTCGCCGCCCCCGACCCGCAGACCGTCGTCGTCACCCTGAGCAAGCCGGACGCCTCCTTCCCCGTCGGCCTCACCGCGGTCACCACCGGCATCGTCCCGTCCGAGAAGACCGCTGACACCCTCGCGACCCAGCCCGACGGCTCCGGCCCCTACCAGTTCGCGAGCCGCGTCCCGAACCAGTCGATCACCCTCACCCGCAACGAGAAGTACTACGCCGGCAAGCCCGGCGCGGCCAAGGTCGAGTTCCGGATCATCCCCGATGACCAGTCGATGGTCTCGGCGCTCAAGACCGGCTCGGTCGACGCCGCCGTCTTCACCAACCCCGTCACCGCCAAGACCGCCGCGTCCAACAACACCAAGACGGAGTCCGTCGGCTCGCTCAGCTACCACGTCCTCCAGCTGCGGGCGACGTCCCCGGTCCTCAAGGACGTCAACGCCCGCCTGGCCGTCCAGTGCGCCATCTCCCGCAAGGACGTCATCGACTCCGCCGCCCTCGGCGCGGGCGAGGTGACCGGCCCGATCACCTCGCCGCAGTTCGCCAGCGACCCGCAGCAGCAGCCTTGCCCGACCCAGGACCTGACCAAGGCCAAGGAGTACCTCGCCAAGGCCGGCACGCCGAACGGCTTCGCCCTCAAGGTCATGACCTCGGAGGGCCTGTACTCCACCGCCGTCGACGAGGCCCAGGCCGTTCAGGCCCAGCTGGGCAAGGTCGGCATCACCGTCACCATCGAGTCCCTCGACTCGGGCGAGTACGTCAAGCGCTGGCTCGCCGCCGACTTCGACGCCGCCATCGCCTCCAACGGTGGCAGCGCCGACCCCAACACGATGTACGCGCGCTACTTCACCCCGACCGGCACCTACAACGAGGTCGCCGGCTACAGCTCCGACCAGCTGACCCAGCTCTTCGCCGAGGGCATCGCGACGACCGACACCGCCAAGCGCAAGGCCATCTACTCGCAGGTCAGCCAGGACCTCGTCGACAACGCCGCCTGGGTGTGGCTGTTCACCCCTAAGGAGTTCATCGTCCTCAACAAGGGCGTGCAGAACTTCGAGGCCCGCTCGGACGCCAGCCTCGCGACGATGTGGAAGGCGACGGTCTCGTGA
- a CDS encoding GNAT family N-acetyltransferase encodes MPTPEPRLRPASTDDLAALTDVFLGCWHVNYARVMPAELVSAMTADRATALMAALLERSAEGRAQVLVAEDPARDDTPDLPLGFVGFTLATQNLGDVASLYVAPTAQGRGVGRRLLAAAEEALRTEGAERSQLWVFAENLPSRQFYAAQGYEPDGRATTLPEWGRPQLGLVKHLGTTRTTTGE; translated from the coding sequence GTGCCGACACCCGAGCCGCGCCTCCGCCCAGCGTCGACCGACGACCTCGCCGCCCTCACGGACGTCTTCCTCGGCTGCTGGCACGTCAACTACGCCCGGGTCATGCCGGCCGAGCTCGTCTCCGCCATGACCGCCGACCGTGCCACCGCCCTGATGGCCGCTCTGCTCGAGCGCTCAGCAGAAGGACGGGCTCAGGTGCTGGTGGCCGAGGACCCCGCCCGCGACGACACCCCGGACTTGCCTCTCGGCTTCGTCGGCTTCACCCTCGCCACACAAAACCTGGGCGACGTCGCCTCGCTCTACGTCGCCCCGACTGCCCAGGGTCGAGGCGTCGGTCGCCGCCTTCTCGCCGCAGCCGAGGAGGCACTCCGTACGGAAGGAGCAGAACGCAGCCAGCTGTGGGTGTTCGCGGAGAACCTCCCGTCCCGTCAGTTCTACGCCGCCCAGGGGTACGAGCCCGACGGCCGCGCCACCACCCTCCCCGAGTGGGGCCGCCCCCAGCTCGGCCTGGTCAAACACCTGGGGACGACACGGACAACGACCGGAGAGTGA
- a CDS encoding hydrolase — MRVNPHPFRRRAAAALALSGALAATLVGLAPTQSQAATTATPVRVLFDNAHAETAGNADWIISTSQPNPYAQNASPTSETDWTGALSSWGVDLAQYPTDYTLATNPSGRAFTYGSTSNAQDLSKYDVLVIDEPNTAFTSAERTALMTFVKNGGGLFLIIDHDQSDRNNDGVDSVDIANQLFSSNGVDDTDPFGVTAAYQNISSENTSNLGSGASTHPVVNGAWGQASKSILRGATTFNLNKSDNAAAQCLLYRAGVSNTGSTGCFMAVSTFGSGRVMLWGDSSPVDDGTGQSGNTLYDGWNDTLGTNAEWALNGTDWLGKLS; from the coding sequence ATGCGCGTCAACCCCCACCCGTTCCGTCGCCGCGCCGCCGCGGCCCTCGCCCTCTCCGGCGCGCTGGCCGCCACTCTCGTCGGCCTCGCACCGACCCAGAGCCAGGCCGCGACGACGGCGACCCCCGTGCGGGTGCTCTTCGACAACGCGCACGCCGAGACCGCCGGCAACGCCGACTGGATCATCTCGACGTCACAGCCGAACCCCTACGCGCAGAACGCGTCCCCGACGAGCGAGACCGACTGGACCGGCGCGCTGTCGTCGTGGGGCGTCGATCTCGCGCAGTACCCGACCGACTACACGCTGGCCACCAACCCCAGCGGTCGCGCGTTCACCTACGGCAGCACGAGCAACGCCCAGGACCTCAGCAAGTACGACGTCCTCGTCATCGACGAGCCGAACACCGCCTTCACGTCGGCGGAGCGCACGGCGCTGATGACCTTCGTCAAGAACGGTGGCGGTCTCTTCCTCATCATCGACCACGACCAGTCCGACCGGAACAACGACGGCGTCGACTCGGTCGACATCGCGAACCAGCTCTTCAGCAGCAACGGCGTGGACGACACCGACCCCTTCGGCGTGACCGCGGCCTACCAGAACATCAGCAGCGAGAACACGTCCAACCTCGGCTCCGGCGCCTCGACCCACCCGGTGGTCAACGGAGCCTGGGGCCAGGCGAGCAAGTCGATCCTGCGCGGCGCGACGACGTTCAACCTCAACAAGTCCGACAACGCCGCGGCGCAGTGCCTGCTCTACCGGGCGGGGGTGTCCAACACCGGCAGCACCGGCTGCTTCATGGCGGTGTCGACCTTCGGCAGCGGCCGCGTGATGCTGTGGGGCGACTCGTCGCCGGTCGACGACGGCACGGGCCAGTCGGGCAACACCCTGTACGACGGCTGGAACGACACCCTCGGCACGAACGCCGAGTGGGCCCTCAACGGCACGGACTGGCTGGGCAAGCTCAGCTGA